GACCGACCTCGACAAGGTCCTGCTCACCGGGTTCACCCCGGAGCGCGGCGGCCCGCTGCAGTCCCTGGACGCCTTCGTCGACTTCGCCGGCCGGCACGCGGAACTGGGCTTCACCGAGCTGGTGATCCACTGGCCGATCCCCGACTCGGACTTCGCGGCGGACGAGAAGGTCTTCGAGCGGATCGCCATGGAGGCGCCGGCGCAGCTGCGCTGACGTGTCCGGCCGGTGAGGGGCTTCTGGTCAGCAGCTCTTGGTGAGCAGCTCTTGGTGAGCAGCTCTTGCTACGGAGTCCGGGTGAGGGGCTCCTGGAGGAGTTCCTGGTGAGGGGCTCCTGGTGAGGGCGGTATCCACTCACTTGTGCGGAGTCCCGCACGCCCGTGCAGGCATATGCGGGACAATGGCCGGGTGACCTCAGCGACCCGACAGCCCGAGACCGCCGCCCGGACCCTCCCGCCGCGGCTGATCGCCACCGACCTCGACGGCACCCTGCTGCGCGACGACAAGTCGGTGTCCCCCCGCACGGTCGCCGCCCTGGCCGCCGCTGAGGAGGCGGGCATCGAGGTCTTCTTCGTCACCGGCCGCCCGGCCCGCTGGATGGACGTCGTCAGCGACCACGTGCACGGCCACGGCCTGGCGATCTGCGGCAACGGCGCCGCCGTGGTCGACCTGCACGGCGGCCCCGGCGCCCACCGGTTCGTGAAGGTGCGGGAGCTGGCGCGGGAGAACGCCCTGGACGCCGTACGGCTGCTGCGCGAGGCGGCGCCCGGCACGGTGTACGCGGTGGAGCAGACGTACGGCTTCTATCAGGAGCCGGCGTACCCGAAGCTGCACATGGAGATACCGGACAGCCTCGCCCCGGCCGAGGAACTGCTGTCTGCGGACCATCCGGCGGCCGCGGAACCGGTGCTGAAGATCCTCGCCTACCACCCCGAGATCGACCCCGACGCCTTCCTCACCCTGGCCCGGCTCGCCATCGGCGACCGCGCCAACGTGACCCGCTCCAGCCCCAGCGCCCTGCTGGAGATCAGCGGCCCCGCGGTGTCCAAGGCCAGCACGCTCGCCCTGTGCTGCGCCGAGCGCGGCATCTCGCACGAGGAGGTCGTCGCCTTCGGCGACATGCCCAACGACGTCGAGATGCTCACCTGGGCAGGCCGGTCGTACGCGATGGGCAACGCCCACCCGGACGTGATCGCCGCCGCGTCCGGGCGGACGGTCGCGAACAACGACGACGGGGTGGCGGTCGTGATCGAGGAGCTGCTGGCCGAGCTGCCGGGGCGGCCTTAGCCGCAGGTCCGCCGATCCGCGGGTCCGCCATCCGCGGGTCCGCCGGTCCGCCCTGGTCAGAGCGACACCCCTCGAGCCGCCAGCCACGACACCGGGTTCACCGCCGAGCCCATCTCCGGCGTGACCCGGGCCTCGAAGTGCAGGTGGGGTCCCGTGGAGTTGCCCGTGCTGCCCGACTGGCCGATCCACTGGCCCGGGCTGACGTGCTCGCCCTGGTCGACCGCGACCGACGCGAGATGGGCGTACTGCGTGTAGTAGCCGCCCGCGTGCCTGAGCACGATCTCGATGCCGAAGGCGCCGCCGCAGGACACCCTAACGACCTGGCCGGCGCCCACGGCCCGCACGGGCGTGCCGATCGGCACCGCGAAGTCCTGCCCGGTGTGCCGGCTCGACCACCGCGCACCGCCGCTGCCGTAGGACGCGGACAGCTCGTACGTCTCGACGGGCGCGACCCAGTCGCTGGCGAACCCCGTCTCCGGCTGGTCGAGCCGGACGGCGCCGCGGCAGGCCCCGGCGGCGACCGAGGCGTCCGCCTGCCCCTGGAGCTGGGAACGTGCCGCTTCGAGCTTCTGCTCGATGTCCGACTTCAGAGCGGCGAGCCGGGTGTTCCGCGTCTCCAGTGCCTCCCACTGGGCCGCTGCCTTGGCCTCGTCCGCCGCCAGGCGCGCCTCGGCCCGGCGGTTCTTGGAGATCGCGTTGTTCAGGGCGAGATCCGCCTGCGAGAAAGCGTGCTGACCGCGCATCAGGTCGTCGGGGCTGTCGGCCAGGATCATCTGCGCGGCCACCGGCAGGCCACCGCTGGTGCGGTACTGGGCGCGGGCGATCCGCCCCAGGTCCTCGTGCAGATCGGCGATGTGCCGCCGCTGGGCGTCCAGGAGCTCCTCCGCCCGCTGGGCCCTGGCCCGTTGCTCGTCGGCCTCCTTGCGGCCGGCCTCGTACTGCTGGGTCGCCACCGCGGCCTCTTCGTACAGCCGCACCACCTCGGCGCTGAGGCCACTCGCGCCGCTGCCGCTCCCGGGTTCCTTCTCCACCGCCGTGGGCCGGGCCCCGAGGACCGCCAGCGCGCCCAGCAGGACCGGAACCAGCAGCCGCAGACGGCGATGTGAGCGCATGTCAGTGATCGTCGCCCAGCCCGGCGGTCCCGGTCCTGTTCATGTCGTACGGCCGGGGGACCGGCTGCCCCGAACGGATCAGCGCGGCGCCGGGTCCCGGCCGGGACCAGCCAGCCCGGGGCCTTGGCGGCGGGCCCCGGCTGGTCCGTACGCGTCAGGGCGCTCCCACGAGGGACTCCGCCGCCGCCTCGCGCTCCGCCATGTCCCGCAGCGGCCCGTCCGCGGACACCAGCTCCGCGTACGGCCCGCGCTGCACCACCCGTCCGCGATCCAGCACGAGCACCTCGTCCACCGCCTCCAGACCCGCCAACCGGTGCGTGATGAGCAGCGTCGTGCGCCCCTCCGTGGCGGCCAGCAGGTCCGCGGTGAGCGCGTCGGCGGTCGGCAGGTCCAGGTGCTCGGCGGGCTCGTCCAGCACCAGGACGGGGAAGTCGGCGAGCAGGGAGCGGGCCAGCGCCAGCCGCTGCCGCTGCCCCCCGGACAGCCGCGCCCCGTGCTCGCCGACCAGCGTGTCGAGCCCGTCGGGCAGGCTGTCGGCCCACTCCAGCAGCCGGGCCCGGCCCAGCGCGGCGCGCAGTTCGTCCTCGGTGGCGTCCTTCCGGGCGAGCAGCAGGTTCTCGCGCAGCGAGCTGTCGAAGAGGTGCGCGTCCTGCGCACACAGCCCGACGAGCCCGCGGACGTCGTCGCCGAGCAGGGCGTACGCGTCCACCCCCGCGAGCGTGTAGGAACCCGCCTCCGCGTCGAGGAACCGCAGCAGCACCTGCGCCAGCGTCGTCTTGCCGGAGCCGGAGGGTCCGACCACGGCGACCCGGCGGCCCTCCTCCAGGGTCAGATCGAGGCCGGCGAGCGCGTGCCGCTCCTGCCCGGCGTGCCGCGCGGTCAGCCCCCTGACCTGGAGCGGGAACGGCGAGGCGGGCGCCTGCCGGGGCCGCTCCGGCTCCCCCACGGGCTCCGGGGCGTCCAGCACCTCGTACACCCGCTCCGCGCTGCGGCGCACCCGCTGCCGGTACTGCACGGCCAGCGGCAGCCCGAGCACGGCCTCGAAGGCGGCCAGCGGGGTGAGGACGACGACGGCCATGGTCACGCCGTCCAGCCGCCCGCTGAGGACCGCCTGCGCGCCGAGCAGGGCGGCGGCCGTGACCGTGAGGCCGGAGATCAGCGCGGTGAGCCCGTCGCCGAGGGCCGTGGCGGTGGCGGCGCGCGAGGCGATCCGGGTGAGCACTCCGTCGGCCTCGCGCGCCTGGGCGGTCCGCGCCGGCAGGGCGCCGGCGACGGTCAGCTCCGCCGTGCCGGTGAGCAGGTCGGCCACCCGCGTCGCCAGTACTCCGCGGGCGGGGGCCAGCCGGTGCTCGGCCCGCCGGGCGACGGCACCGGTGACCAGCGGCACGCCGACACCTGCGGCCAGCAGCCCAGCCGCGAGCACGGCCCCGGCCTCGGGCAGCAGCCACGCCGTGAAGCCGACGGACGCGGCCGACACGACGACGGCCGCCCCGGCCGGCAGCAGCCACCGCAGCCAGTAGTCCTGCAGCGCGTCCACGTCCGCGACCAGCCGGGAGAGCAGATCGCCCCGGCGGGCCTCGCGCAGTCCGGCGGGCGCCAGCCGCTCCAGCCTGCGGAACACCGCGACCCTGGTGTCCGCCAGCATCCGCAGTACGGCATCGTGCGAAACCAGCCGCTCGGCGTACCGGAACACGGCCCGCCCGATCCCGAACGCCCGCGTCGCCGTCACTGCCACCATCAGGTACAGCACGGGCGGCTGCTGCGACGCCCGCGAGATCAGCCACCCGGAGGTGGCCATGAGCCCCACGGCGCTCCCGAGCGCAAGGCTCCCCAGCAGCAGCGCGAGTCCCAGCCGCCCGCGCCGGGCACCGGACATGGCCCGGACGCGCGCGAGGACACCGCCGGAAGCGGGCCCGCCGCCGGACCCGGCCGACGCGGAGGGCACAGCAGGGGCGGAACTCACAACAGACTCGGGCAGCTCAGCGTTGCCGGAACGCGCGCCATGGATCGCGGCAGGCGCCACGGTCACCGTGGGCACCACGTACTCCGCAGGCACCGCGGCGCCCTCGCGCTCCGCCAACCGCACCACCCGGTCCGCCACCCCCAGCAACGCCGGCCGGTGCACCACCAGCAGCACTGTCCGCCCGGCCGCCAGCCGCCGCACGGCCGCCACGACCTCGGCCTCCGTGGCCCCGTCCAGCGCGGCCGTGGGCTCGTCGAGCAGCAGCACGGGCCGGTCCGCGAGGAACGCCCGGGCCAGCGCGAGCCGCTGCCGCTGCCCGGCGGACAGCCCCGTCCCGTCCTCGCCGAGCCGGGTGCCGGCACCCTCGGGCAGCGCGTCCACGAACTCCAGCGCCCCGGCGTCCCGCAGCGCCCTCCGGACGGCCTCGTCGTCGGCGTCGGGCCGGGCCAGCCGTACGTTCTCGGCGATCGTCCCGGCGAACAGCTGCGGCCGCTGCGGCACCCACGCGACGCGGGACCGCCACTGCTCCAGATCGGCCTGGGCGAGGTCGACTCCCCCGACCCGCACGCGCCCCTCGGCCGCGGGCACGAACCCGAGCAGTACGTGCAGCAGCGTCGACTTGCCCGCCCCGCTCGGGCCCACCAGCGCGACCGTCTCCCCGGGCTCGACGGTGAAGGACACCTCCGAGACGGCGTCCGCCGACCGCCCCGGGTACCGGACGGTCACGCCCTCGAAGGCCAGCGCCCCGTCCGGCACGGCCTTGGAACCGGGCGCCGGAACGGGCGTCTCCAGGACGGCGAAGATCTCCTCGGCCGCGGCGAGCCCCTCCGCCGCCGCGTGGTACTGCGCCCCGACCTGCCGCAACGGCAGATACGCCTCGGGCGCCAGGATCAGGATGACCAGGCCGATGTACAGGTCCATCTCGCCGTGCACCAGCCGCATGCCGATCGTCACGGCGACCAGCGCCACCGAGATCGTCGCGAGCAGCTCCAGCGCGAACGAGGAGATGAAGGCGATCCGCAGCGTCCGCATGGTCGCCCGCCGGTACTCGCCGGTGATCCGCCGGATCGACTCGGCCTGAGCCTTCGCACGGCCGAACACCTTCAGCGTCGGCAGCCCCGCGACGACGTCCAGGAAGTGCCCGGACAGCCGCGACAGCAGCCGCCACTGACGGTCCATCCGGGCCTGGGTGGCCCAGCCGATCAGCACCATGAAGACCGGGATCAGGGGCAGGGTGCCCACGATGATGGCCGCGGAGACCCAGTCCTCCGTGACGATCCGCGCCAGCACCGCCACCGGCACCACCACCGCGAGACCCAGCTGCGGCAGATAGCGCGAGAAGTAGTCGTCGAGGGCGTCGACGCCCCGGGTGGCCAGGGCGACCAGCGAACCGGTCCGCTGCCCGCTCAGCCACCCCGGGCCCAGCTGAGCGGCCCGCTCCAGCAACCGCCCCCGCAACTCCGACTTCACCGCCGCACTCGCCCGGTGCGCGGCGAGCTCGGTGAGCCAGCCGACCAGCGCCCGCCCGACCACGACGACGGCCGACAGCAGCAGGGGAGTGACGAGTTCGGACACCGTCATACGGTGCTGGAACGCGCCGACCACGACCTCGGCGATGAGCATCGCCTGCGCGATGACCAGCCCCGCCCCGATCGCTCCCAGGGCGACGACCGCCACCAGGAAACCCCGGGTGGCACGGGCGTACCGGAGCAGACGCGGATCGATTGGTTTCACGTGAAACACACCTCAGTGCACGGGATCGGCGATGTGCTGCGTACCGATCCGCTTGCGGAACACCCAGTACGTCCAGCCCTGGTAGACCATCACGACCGGCGTGGCGATCGCCGCACACCACGTCATGATCTTCAGCGTGTACGGGCTGGACGAGGCGTTGGTGACGGTCAGGCTCCAGTCGGGGTTCAGCGACGACGGCATGACGTTCGGGAACAGCGTCAGGAAGAGCACCGCCACCGTGGCCACGATGGTGAGCCCCGAGAAGGCGAACGCCCAGCCCTCACGTCCCGCCCGTGCCGCGACGAGCGCCATGACGAGCGACGCCACGGCCGCGACCGCCGCGACGAGCGACACCCCGTCACCCCGGTCGGACTGCGTCCACCCCAGGAAGGCGAGGGCCAGCAGGGCGGTGATCAGGCCGACGCGCAGCGCCAGCTTCCGCGCCCGCTCCCGGATCTCCCCGACGGTCTTGAGCCCGACGAACACCGTCCCGTGGAAGGTGAAGAGCGCCAGGGTGACCAGGCCGCCCAGGAGGGCGTACGGGTTGAGCAGGTCCAGGACGCCGCCTGCGTAGTTGAAGTCCTGGTCGATCTTCACGCCCCGCACGATGTTGCCGAAGGCCACACCCCACAGGAACGCGGGGATCAGCGAGGTCCAGAAGATCGCCGTCTCCCAGTTGCGCTGCCAGTTCTCCTCGGGCCGCTTGGCCCGGTACTCGAAGGCCACGCCCCGGACGATGAGGCAGACCAGGATGACCAGCAGCGGCAGGTAGAAGCCGGAGAAGAGCGTGGCGTACCACTCGGGGAAGGCGGCGAAGGTCGCGCCGCCCGCCGAGAGCAGCCACACCTCGTTGCCGTCCCAGACCGGCCCGATGGTGTTGATCAGCACCCGCTTCTCGGGCCGGTTCCGGGCCAGCAGCTTCGTGAGCACACCGACCCCGAAGTCGAAGCCCTCCAGGAAGAAGTAGCCGGTCCACAGGACAGCGATCAGGACGAACCAGACGTCGTGCAGTTCCATGACTGTGCAGCTCCCTCGGCCTAGTACGAGAAGGCCATCGGCTTGTCGGCGTCACGGGAGTCGCCGCCGATCTTCGTGGGCGGGTTGAGGTCGGCCTCGGTGAGTTCGGGCGGTCCCGCCTTGACGTACTTGACCAGCAGCTTGACCTCGACGACGGCGAGGATCGCGTACAGCGTGGTGAAGACGATCATCGAGGTGAGGACCTCGGCCTGGGAAACACCGGGGGAGACCGCGTCCCGCGTCTGGAACAGGCCGTAGACGACCCACGGCTGGCGGCCCATCTCGGTGAAGATCCAGCCCCAGGAGTTGGCGATCAGCGGGAAGGCCATCGTCCACACCGCCACCAGCCAGTAGAGGCGGGTGAGTCG
This genomic stretch from Streptomyces sp. Go-475 harbors:
- the cydD gene encoding thiol reductant ABC exporter subunit CydD encodes the protein MKPIDPRLLRYARATRGFLVAVVALGAIGAGLVIAQAMLIAEVVVGAFQHRMTVSELVTPLLLSAVVVVGRALVGWLTELAAHRASAAVKSELRGRLLERAAQLGPGWLSGQRTGSLVALATRGVDALDDYFSRYLPQLGLAVVVPVAVLARIVTEDWVSAAIIVGTLPLIPVFMVLIGWATQARMDRQWRLLSRLSGHFLDVVAGLPTLKVFGRAKAQAESIRRITGEYRRATMRTLRIAFISSFALELLATISVALVAVTIGMRLVHGEMDLYIGLVILILAPEAYLPLRQVGAQYHAAAEGLAAAEEIFAVLETPVPAPGSKAVPDGALAFEGVTVRYPGRSADAVSEVSFTVEPGETVALVGPSGAGKSTLLHVLLGFVPAAEGRVRVGGVDLAQADLEQWRSRVAWVPQRPQLFAGTIAENVRLARPDADDEAVRRALRDAGALEFVDALPEGAGTRLGEDGTGLSAGQRQRLALARAFLADRPVLLLDEPTAALDGATEAEVVAAVRRLAAGRTVLLVVHRPALLGVADRVVRLAEREGAAVPAEYVVPTVTVAPAAIHGARSGNAELPESVVSSAPAVPSASAGSGGGPASGGVLARVRAMSGARRGRLGLALLLGSLALGSAVGLMATSGWLISRASQQPPVLYLMVAVTATRAFGIGRAVFRYAERLVSHDAVLRMLADTRVAVFRRLERLAPAGLREARRGDLLSRLVADVDALQDYWLRWLLPAGAAVVVSAASVGFTAWLLPEAGAVLAAGLLAAGVGVPLVTGAVARRAEHRLAPARGVLATRVADLLTGTAELTVAGALPARTAQAREADGVLTRIASRAATATALGDGLTALISGLTVTAAALLGAQAVLSGRLDGVTMAVVVLTPLAAFEAVLGLPLAVQYRQRVRRSAERVYEVLDAPEPVGEPERPRQAPASPFPLQVRGLTARHAGQERHALAGLDLTLEEGRRVAVVGPSGSGKTTLAQVLLRFLDAEAGSYTLAGVDAYALLGDDVRGLVGLCAQDAHLFDSSLRENLLLARKDATEDELRAALGRARLLEWADSLPDGLDTLVGEHGARLSGGQRQRLALARSLLADFPVLVLDEPAEHLDLPTADALTADLLAATEGRTTLLITHRLAGLEAVDEVLVLDRGRVVQRGPYAELVSADGPLRDMAEREAAAESLVGAP
- the cydB gene encoding cytochrome d ubiquinol oxidase subunit II gives rise to the protein MELHDVWFVLIAVLWTGYFFLEGFDFGVGVLTKLLARNRPEKRVLINTIGPVWDGNEVWLLSAGGATFAAFPEWYATLFSGFYLPLLVILVCLIVRGVAFEYRAKRPEENWQRNWETAIFWTSLIPAFLWGVAFGNIVRGVKIDQDFNYAGGVLDLLNPYALLGGLVTLALFTFHGTVFVGLKTVGEIRERARKLALRVGLITALLALAFLGWTQSDRGDGVSLVAAVAAVASLVMALVAARAGREGWAFAFSGLTIVATVAVLFLTLFPNVMPSSLNPDWSLTVTNASSSPYTLKIMTWCAAIATPVVMVYQGWTYWVFRKRIGTQHIADPVH
- a CDS encoding M23 family metallopeptidase yields the protein MRSHRRLRLLVPVLLGALAVLGARPTAVEKEPGSGSGASGLSAEVVRLYEEAAVATQQYEAGRKEADEQRARAQRAEELLDAQRRHIADLHEDLGRIARAQYRTSGGLPVAAQMILADSPDDLMRGQHAFSQADLALNNAISKNRRAEARLAADEAKAAAQWEALETRNTRLAALKSDIEQKLEAARSQLQGQADASVAAGACRGAVRLDQPETGFASDWVAPVETYELSASYGSGGARWSSRHTGQDFAVPIGTPVRAVGAGQVVRVSCGGAFGIEIVLRHAGGYYTQYAHLASVAVDQGEHVSPGQWIGQSGSTGNSTGPHLHFEARVTPEMGSAVNPVSWLAARGVSL
- a CDS encoding HAD-IIB family hydrolase, translating into MRDNGRVTSATRQPETAARTLPPRLIATDLDGTLLRDDKSVSPRTVAALAAAEEAGIEVFFVTGRPARWMDVVSDHVHGHGLAICGNGAAVVDLHGGPGAHRFVKVRELARENALDAVRLLREAAPGTVYAVEQTYGFYQEPAYPKLHMEIPDSLAPAEELLSADHPAAAEPVLKILAYHPEIDPDAFLTLARLAIGDRANVTRSSPSALLEISGPAVSKASTLALCCAERGISHEEVVAFGDMPNDVEMLTWAGRSYAMGNAHPDVIAAASGRTVANNDDGVAVVIEELLAELPGRP